A single region of the Epinephelus moara isolate mb chromosome 12, YSFRI_EMoa_1.0, whole genome shotgun sequence genome encodes:
- the cenpe gene encoding centromere-associated protein E isoform X3: MTEESAVKVCIRVRPLIAREESAESEDAEPVHLFWKADKKSIHQIDDGNSTKSFSFDRVFTAEETTNQLYQNIAKPLVVSTVEGYNGTIFAYGQTSSGKTFTMMGSDRSPGVIPLAVEDVFQTIKNCPKKEFLLRVSYMEIYNETVTDLLVDSWKRKPLEVRETINKNIYVADLTEELVTSPAQALAWIRKGEKNRHYGKTKMNQRSSRSHTIFRMILESRERSDPASGENADGAIIVSHLNLVDLAGSERASQTGAEGTRFKEGCNINRSLFTLGQVIKKLTDESQKGFTNYRDSKLTRILQNSLGGNAKTVIIGTITPVALDETLSTLQFASTAKKMKNDPHVTEVSDDGALLKRYRNEIVDLKRRLHEVSSVTQTTATEKEVLSQLLQEKDQLQREQEDRIKNLTKLLVTSTNQVPAQKMPKRRVTWGGKMLRLARPSACDGGSSDLSFADPFTRKRKASNVSLMELVEDDEDFDSHWEIPDEPSDDMEISQSSVTVRSFGDSPKDFVSPDRMHELSGKVSSLQLELQTEVQQKQEALEKVAMLDLRVADLERRLEEQNNTPSKTDEQMGKQFAEAIQLCETLASEKDVVEVERDYLKQELGMFLEQIETLEKEKAALSKEMEEKREMDEFKSLEEEFRKEQEIQRMTEELESMRAERDGLLSGKEPSCQTSTEEMEKLLCRVTSLTEERDQLQEILEGLRQEKQQLKAELEDRMEMVAQVQCGFNQPEGLASELHQQDAQVTHLQQEIEQLQTTLQAVSEQKSQLEADLQHNTEMAAETQSLLHSLQQELQEQNQRNADLERLSQERQAQLQQEVAETLSLLHSRQEELQEQKQNNSDQMKLCEQKESDLEQQTKTLSEQLESVQAERDALLSEKESSCQTSTEEMEKLLCRVTSLTEERDQLQEILEGLRQEKQQLKAELEDRMEMMQCELQQQLSSEPQSLKEEQEAQQLLQNQQLEEHLEKTEEVSQLKSDLQENVELMIEVQEELRESQEKIRVLKDEINVLKSQKAELEGKASNGSDADISLQMQELQTQIQRLTEELESMRAERDSLLSGKESSCQTSTEEMEKLLCRVTSLTEERDQLQEILEGLRQEKQQLRAELEDRMEMVAQVQCGFNQPEGLASELHQQDAQVTHLQQEIEQLQATLQAVSEQKSQLEADLQHNMEMAAETQSLLHSLQQELQEQNQRNADLERLSQERQAQLEQEVARTQSLLHSLEDEHQELKQNNSDHMKLCEQKESGLEQQIAQLNMSLQAVTEQKRQVEYDLQQNINMASTTRELLKSVQEELCEQKQMSSDLEKLCQEKESSLDQQVRTLTEKLESIEAERDSLLSEKEASCQTSTEEMEKLLCRVTSLTEERDQLQEALEGLRQEKQQLKAELEDRMEMMQCELQQQLSSEPQSLKEEQEAQTLLQIQQLEEHLEKTKEEVSQLKSDLQENVELVIEVQEELRESQEKIRVLKDEINVLKSQKAELEGKASNGSDADISLQMQELQTQIQKLTEELESMRAERDGLLSGKEPSCQTSTEEMEKLLCRVTSLTEERDQLQEILEGLRQEKQQLRAELEDRMETMQTEIAQLNMSLQTVTEQKRQVENDLQQNMNMASTTQELLKSVQEELCEQKQMNSDLEKLCQEKESSLDQQMRTLTETLKSIEAERDSLLSEKESSCQTSTEEMEKLLCRVTSLTEERDQLQEILEGLRQEKQQLKAELEDRMETMQTEIAQLNMSLQAVTEQKRQVEYDLQQNMNMASTTQELLKSVQEELCEQKQMNSDLEKLCQEKESSLDQQMRTLTEKLESIEAERDSLLSEKEASCQTSTEEMEKLLCRVTSLSEERDQLQEALEGLRQEKQQLRAELEDRMEMISGIQERLSEQENLNSQQQPERGEQETKLQRRVQQLEEQLQTYRERHSHAEAEAETSQQLLSEAKTSISALKEQLSSLEQSTSRVKETASSRLQDSTGQLQESFRKFQHLIDTCSKYNSTALDKVQCSLKHPYLASLPKPTMNAYSTVCQLQLQTTQSLGNIMEHLQVRAQGYRNLFEELVKKDLAVFEERRLQDVLLCRAQAPCYSVRDEDFHTLWHHRLTELLNKRQLYLQKMASISSTLCANMASYPSELSAEIRHRERFKEQLQTLLNKQPFSLSGLDSILSSELDHRSAVAHNRKMILQGIIDEQNGLFEELKLLEAQADLQLREERSKSSTLLQALEGAPLKTELSLLKDNQHLVLQLQQTEEQVEALRVHNKQLEEAQIKANNRVSNHKQATQLLQTELQDTRAQVEDKDNAIQALRSKLRESEKNASPSAVELEKLRTKLFKMEVELSSASDNHKKEIQQMTTLMNQKEESLRKLKETLRKSQQEGEESFLQGEDLHARLTNPRGLVIKSSVVLEKTKLEEEIKQLQLKITELESLVSSQQVEINKWKSRAFKLKVKSKAEVDRPPSPCTPTKRGLPLTSDPSNFLSSPKKFLVTPRKVLDSPRKVLDSPRKVLDSPRKVLDSPRVSVLDSPKSRFFDVGGSSEVLSRTCPKQFFDNSSLGTIPEVFDVPDEPDADMDAAAGAGRKDWWPQSPKQEEMCKTQ, translated from the exons GGAAGAAAGTGCAGAGTCGGAGGATGCAGAGCCCGTCCACCTGTTTTGGAAAGCTGATAAGAAATCAATTCATCAGATCGATGATGGGAATTCCACTAAGAGCTTTAGTTTCG ACCGAGTGTTCACTGCAgaagaaacaaccaatcagctgtACCAGAACATTGCAAAGCCTCTGGTTGTTTCCACTGTTGAGGGATACAATG GAACCATATTTGCTTACGGACAGACTTCTTCCGGAAAGACTTTTACGATGATGGGGTCTGACCGATCACCTGGAGTGATACCATTGGCTGTGGAGGATGTCTtccaaacaattaaaaat TGTCCAAAGAAGGAGTTCCTTCTCAGGGTTTCGTACATGGAGATCTACAATGAAACAGTCACTGACCTGCTTGTGGACAGCTGGAAGAGGAAACCCCTGGAAGTCAGGGAGACAATCAAT AAAAACATCTATGTGGCTGACCTAACCGAGGAACTCGTTACGTCTCCTGCACAAGCCCTGGCCTGGATTCGGAAAGGAGAAA AGAACCGCCACTATGGAAAGACAAAAATGAACCAGCGAAGCAGTCGTTCCCACACCATATTCCGAATG ATCCTGGAAAGTCGAGAAAGAAGCGACCCAGCATCAGGAGAAAATGCAGATGGAGCCATTATTGTGTCTCATTTG AATTTAGTTGATTTGGCTGGATCAGAGAGAGCAAGTCAAACAGGAGCTGAAG GCACACGTTTCAAAGAAGGTTGCAATATCAATCGCAGTCTCTTCACACTCGGCCAAGTGATCAAGAAACTGACTGATGAAAGCCAGAA gGGTTTCACCAACTACAGAGACAGTAAGCTCACCCGCATCCTGCAGAATTCCTTGGGTGGGAACGCGAAAACAGTCATCATTGGTACCATCACACCTGTTGCTCTGGATGAGACCCTCAGCACTCTGCAG TTTGCCAGCACTGCAAAGAAAATGAAGAACGACCCTCATGTGACAGAGGTGTCTGATGACGGGGCTCTGCTCAAAAGATACCGCAATGAAATTGTAGACCTCAAGCGACGCCTTCATGAG GTTTCTTCAGTCACACAGACCACAGCCACAGAGAAGGAGGTTCTCTCCCAGCTACTCCAAGAAAAGGATCAGCTCCAGAGAGAACAAGAAGACAGGATCAAAAACCTGACTAAACTGCTGGTCACCAGCACAAACCAGGTTCCTGCTCAAAAG ATGCCAAAACGCAGGGTTACGTGGGGAGGAAAGATGCTCAGACTTGCCCGTCCGTCTGCATGTGATGGTGGTTCATCTGACCTTAGCTTTGCAGACCCTTTCACTCGGAAGAGGAAAGCCTCTAATGTCTCTCTGATGGAGCTGGTTGAAG ATGATGAGGACTTCGACTCTCACTGGGAGATTCCTGATGAGCCTTCAGATGATATGGAGATCAGTCAGAGCTCTGTGACTGTCAGGAGCTTTGGAGACAG TCCCAAAGACTTTGTGTCTCCAGACCGTATGCATGAGCTTTCAGGGAAAGTGTCCAGCCTGCAGCTGGAGCTGCAAACAGAGGTCCAACAAAAACAAGAGGCCTTGGAGAAGGTGGCAATGTTGGACCTCCGAGTTGCAGACCTGGAGAGACGGCTGGAGGAACAGAACAACACTCCGAGTAAAACTGATGAACAG ATGGGTAAACAGTTTGCAGAGGCCATCCAGCTGTGTGAGACACTGGCTTCAGAGAAG GATGTGGTGGAGGTCGAGCGAGACTACCTGAAGCAGGAGCTCGGGATGTTCCTAGAGCAGATTGAAACTctggagaaagagaaagctgCTCTGTCaaaagagatggaggagaagagggagatGGATGAGTTCAAGTCTCTGGAGGAGGAGTTCAGAAAAGAGCAAGAG ATTCAGAGAATGACTGAGGAGCTCGAGAGCATGCGAGCAGAGAGAGACGGTCTGCTCTCTGGGAAGGAACCCAGCTGTCAGACCTCcacagaggagatggagaagcTGCTGTGCAGAGTGACGTCTCTCACTGAGGAGAGAGATCAGCTGCAGGAGATACTGGAGGGACTGAGACAGGAGAAGCAGCAGCTCAAAGCAGAACTGGAGGACAGGATGGAGATG GTTGCACAAGTCCAGTGTGGGTTTAACCAGCCAGAAGGACTGGCCTCAGAACTGCACCAACAGGATGCCCAAGTAACCCACCTTCAGCAAGAG ATAGAGCAACTACAGACAACTTTACAGGCCGTCAGTGAGCAGAAGAGCCAGCTGGAAGCTGATCTGCAGCATAATACAGAGATG GCTGCAGAGACGCAGAGCCTTCTGCATTCACTTCAACAAGAACTCCAAGAGCAGAATCAAAGAAACGCTGACCTAGAAAGACTCAGCCAAGAGAGGCAAGCTCAACTACAACAAGAG GTTGCAGAGACTCTGAGTCTTCTACATTCTCGTCAAGAGGAGCTTCAAGAGCAGAAGCAAAATAACTCTGATCAAATGAAACTCTGTGAGCAGAAGGAATCTGACTTAGAACAACAG ACCAAGACTCTAAGTGAGCAGCTTGAGAGTGTACAAGCAGAAAGGGATGCCCTGTTGTCTGAGAAGGAATCCAGTTGTCAGACCTCcacagaggagatggagaagcTGCTGTGCAGAGTGACGTCTCTCACTGAGGAGAGAGATCAGCTGCAGGAGATACTGGAGGGACTGAGACAGGAGAAGCAGCAGCTCAaagcagagctggaggacaggATGGAGATG ATGCAGTGTGagttacagcagcagctcagctctgAGCCTCAGTCTCTGAAAGAAGAACAGGAGGCTCAACAACTTCTGCAG AACCAACAGCTGGAGGAGCATCTGGAGAAAACTGAGGAGGTGAGCCAGCTGAAGTCTGACCTTCAGGAAAATGTAGAATTG ATGATTGAGgtccaggaggagctgagagAGTCTCAGGAGAAGATCAGAGTTCTAAAAGATGAGATCAACGTGCTGAAGAGTCAAAAGGCAGAGCTGGAGGGCAAAGCAAGCAATGGGAGCGATGCAGATATTTCCCTCCAGATGCAAGAGCTCCAAACTCAG ATTCAGAGGCTGACTGAGGAGCTCGAGAGCATgcgagcagagagagacagtctGCTCTCTGGGAAGGAATCCAGCTGTCAGACCTCcacagaggagatggagaagcTGCTGTGCAGAGTGACGTCTCTCACTGAGGAGAGAGATCAGCTGCAGGAGATACTGGAGGGACTGAGACAGGAgaagcagcagctcagagcagagctggaggacaggATGGAGATG GTTGCACAAGTCCAGTGTGGGTTTAACCAGCCAGAAGGACTGGCCTCAGAACTGCACCAACAGGATGCCCAAGTAACCCACCTTCAGCAAGAG ATAGAGCAACTACAGGCAACTTTGCAGGCCGTCAGTGAGCAGAAGAGCCAGCTGGAAGCTGATCTGCAGCATAATATGGAGATG GCTGCAGAGACGCAGAGCCTTCTGCATTCACTTCAACAAGAACTCCAAGAGCAGAATCAAAGAAATGCTGACCTAGAAAGACTCAGCCAAGAGAGGCAAGCTCAGCTAGAACAAGAG GTTGCCAGGACTCAGAGTCTTCTACATTCTCTTGAAGACGAGCACCAGGAGCTAAAGCAAAATAACTCTGATCATATGAAACTCTGTGAGCAGAAGGAATCTGGCTTAGAACAACAG ATAGCACAGCTGAACATGTCTCTCCAGGCTGTGACTGAGCAGAAGAGGCAGGTGGAATATGATCTACAGCAGAACATAAATATG GCTTCCACAACTCGAGAACTTCTGAAGTCAGTCCAAGAGGAGCTGTGTGAACAGAAGCAGATGAGCTCTGATCTGGAAAAACTGTGTCAGGAGAAGGAAAGCTCCTTAGATCAACAG GTGAGGACTCTGACAGAGAAACTGGAGAGCATTGAGGCAGAGCGAGACAGTCTGCTCTCTGAGAAGGAAGCCAGCTGTCAGACCTCcacagaggagatggagaagcTGCTGTGCAGAGTGACGTCTCTCACTGAGGAGAGAGATCAGCTGCAGGAGGCACTGGAGGGACTGAGACAGGAGAAGCAGCAGCTCAAAGCGGAGCTGGAGGACAGGATGGAGATG ATGCAGTGTGagttacagcagcagctcagctctgAGCCTCAGTCGCTGAAAGAAGAACAGGAGGCTCAAACACTTCTGCAG ATCCAACAGCTGGAGGAGCATCTGGAGAAAACTAAGGAGGAGGTGAGCCAGCTGAAGTCTGACCTTCAGGAAAATGTAGAACTG GTGATTGAGgtccaggaggagctgagagAGTCTCAGGAGAAGATCAGAGTTCTAAAAGATGAGATCAACGTGCTGAAGAGTCAAAAGGCAGAGCTGGAGGGCAAAGCAAGCAATGGGAGCGATGCAGATATTTCCCTCCAGATGCAAGAGCTCCAAACTCAG ATTCAGAAGCTGACTGAGGAGCTCGAGAGCATGCGAGCAGAGAGAGACGGTCTGCTCTCTGGGAAGGAACCCAGTTGTCAGACCTCcacagaggagatggagaagcTGCTGTGCAGAGTGACGTCTCTCACTGAGGAGAGAGATCAGCTGCAGGAGATACTGGAGGGACTGAGACAGGAgaagcagcagctcagagcagagctggaggacaggATGGAGACCATGCAGACTGAG ATAGCACAGCTGAACATGTCTCTCCAGACTGTGACTGAGCAGAAGAGGCAGGTGGAAAATGATCTACAGCAGAACATGAATATG GCTTCCACAACTCAAGAACTTCTGAAGTCAGTCCAAGAGGAGCTGTGTGAACAGAAGCAGATGAACTCTGATCTGGAAAAACTGTGTCAGGAGAAGGAAAGCTCCTTAGATCAACAG ATGAGGACTCTTACTGAAACACTGAAGAGCattgaggcagagagagacagtctGCTCTCTGAGAAGGAATCCAGTTGTCAGACCTCcacagaggagatggagaagcTGCTGTGCAGAGTGACGTCTCTCACTGAGGAGAGAGATCAGCTGCAGGAGATACTGGAGGGACTGAGACAGGAGAAGCAGCAGCTCAaagcagagctggaggacaggATGGAGACCATGCAGACTGAG ATAGCACAGCTGAACATGTCTCTCCAGGCTGTGACTGAGCAGAAGAGGCAGGTGGAATATGATCTACAGCAGAACATGAATATG gcTTCTACAACTCAAGAACTTCTGAAGTCAGTCCAAGAGGAGTTGTGTGAACAGAAGCAGATGAACTCTGATCTGGAAAAACTGTGTCAGGAGAAGGAAAGCTCCTTGGATCAACAG ATGAGGACTCTGACAGAGAAACTGGAGAGCATTGAGGCAGAGCGAGACAGTCTACTCTCTGAGAAGGAAGCCAGCTGTCAGACCTCcacagaggagatggagaagcTGCTGTGCAGAGTGACGTCTCTCAGTGAGGAGAGAGATCAGCTGCAGGAGGCACTGGAGGGACTGAGACAGGAgaagcagcagctcagagcagagctggaggacaggATGGAGATG ATTTCAGGCATCCAGGAGAGGCTGAGCGAGCAGGAAAATTTGAACTCACAGCAGCAGCCAGAGAGAGGAGAACAAGAGACCAAGCTGCAACGAAGA GTGCAGCAGCTCGAGGAGCAGCTTCAAACATACAGGGAGAGACACAGTCATGCTGAAGCTGAAGCTGAAACCTCACAGCAG TTGCTCAGTGAAGCGAAGACAAGCATCTCCGCCCTTAAAGAGCAGCTGAGCAGTTTGGAGCAGAGCACCAGTAGAGTCAAGGAGACAGCATCATCACGACTGCAGGACTCTACAGGGCAGCTTCAG GAGTCCTTCAGAAAATTCCAGCACCTTATAGACACTTGTTCCAAGTATAACTCCACAGCATTGGACAAGGTGCAGTGTTCCCTGAAGCACCCTTATCTGGCCTCTCTACCAAAACCCACCATGAATGCCTACAGCACTGTGTGTCAGTTGCAGCTGCAGACAACTCAGAGTCTGGGAAACATTATG GAGCACCTCCAGGTGCGAGCACAGGGCTACAGGAATCTGTTTGAGGAGTTGGTGAAGAAAGATCTGGCTGTTTTTGAAGAGAGGCGTCTGCAAGATGTGCTGCTGTGCAGAGCACAGGCACCCTGCTACTCTGTCAGAGACGAAGATTTTCACACACTTTGGCACCACAGACTGACGGAGCTGCTGAACAAGAGGCAGCTCTACCTGCAG AAAATGGCCAGCATTTCGAGTACGCTGTGTGCCAACATGGCTTCTTATCCCAGTGAGCTGTCCGCTGAGATCAGACACAGGGAGAGATTCAAGGAGCAGCTGCAGACCTTGCTTAACAAGCAGCCATTTAGCCTCAGCGGGCTGGACAGCATACTGAGCAGTGAGCTGGACCACAGATCTGCAGTGGCACACAACCGGAAGATGATTCTGCAG GGCATCATCGATGAACAGAATGGTCTGTTTGAAGAGCTGAAGCTGCTTGAGGCTCAGGCTGATTTACAactcagagaggagagaagtaaGAGTTCCACTCTGCTGCAGGCACTGGAGGGAGCTCCTCTGAAAACTGAGCTCTCCCTACTCAAGGACAACCAGCACCTTGTGCTTCAGCTCCAGCAAACAGAAGAACAAGTTGAG GCTCTGCGTGTACATAATAAGCAGCTGGAGGAAGCTCAGATCAAAGCCAACAACAGGGTGTCCAACCACAAACAGGCTACCCAGCTGCTGCAGACAGAGCTGCAGGACACCCGCGCACAAGTTGAGGATAAAGACAATGCAATCCAAGCCCTTAGGAGCAAACTGCGAGAGTCTGAG AAAAATGCATCACCCAGTGCTGTTGAGCTGGAAAAACTCCGCACTAAACTGTTCAAAATGGAGGTGGAGCTGAGTTCAGCATCTGATAACCACAAAAAAGA GATCCAACAGATGACCACACTGATGAATCAAAAGGAAGAATcactgaggaagctgaaggagACCTTGAGGAAATCCcagcaggagggagaggagtCAT TCTTGCAAGGTGAGGACCTTCATGCCAGACTGACCAACCCCCGAGGTCTGGTGATCAAATCCAGCGTTGTACTGGAGAAGACTAAACTGGAGGAGGAAATCAAACAGCTTCAACTGAAAATAACTGAGCTTGAAAG CTTGGTGTCCAGTCAGCAGGTAGAGATCAACAAGTGGAAGAGCAGAGCCTtcaagctgaaggtgaagaGCAAGGCTGAGGTGGACAGGCCTCCATCACCCTGCACTCCCACCAAAAGAGGCCTTCCCTTGACCTCAGACCCCTCCAACTTCCTCAGCTCACCCAAGAAGTTTCTGGTTACTCCCAGGAAGGTCCTTGACTCTCCCAGGAAGGTCCTTGACTCTCCCAGGAAGGTCCTTGACTCTCCCAGGAAGGTCCTGGACTCCCCAAGGGTCTCTGTGCTTGACTCCCCCAAAAGCAGATTCTTTGATGTGGGCGGAAGCTCCGAGGTGCTGTCCAGAACCTGTCCTAAGCAGTTCTTTGATAACTCCAGCCTGGGAACCATTCCAG AGGTTTTCGACGTTCCTGATGAACCAGACGCAGACATGG ATGCAGCTGCAGGTGCAGGCAGAAAGGATTGGTGGCCTCAGTCTCCAAAGCAAGAGGAAATGTGTAAAacccagtaa